CCACACCCAAATGACACCATCATCATCCCATCTCCTCCACCTCCACACATCAGAAACCAAAATCCAAACCCAAATGGCACCACCATCACCCCCTCTCCTCCACCTCCACACACGGGGAGGAAAAAACAGTAGCGATATCCAAGGCAACTCATCGCAACACACCACCACTGCACGGACAAATGCAAACACCAACCATGCCGACGCCCATGGCCACGCGGCCGACGTCGACAATGGCGCCGAAGCTGCCCGCGCCGTCGACGCCGCGGCAATGCTACCTCCTGCCAGGCCGCCGGGCGGGGCTGGCGCGCGGCGCCCCCTCGGCGTCGTCGAAGAAGCGGAACCCGTGGCTCGACCCGTTCGACGACGGGCCCGACGAGGAGTTCGACTACACGGGCGTGTACTCGGGCGGGAAGCAGGAGGAGGACCCGCGGCCGCCGGAGGACGCGGAGAACCCCTACGGGTTCCTCCGGTTCCCCATGGGGTACATGCCGGAGCTGGACAGCCTGGCCTCCAAGGTGCGCGGCGACGTGCGCCGCGTCTGCTGCGTGGTCTCCGGCGGCGTCTACGAGAACGTGCTCTTCCTCCCCGTGGTGCAGATGCTCAAGGACCGGTACCCCGGCGTGCTCGTCGACGTGGTGGCGTCGGCGCGCGGGAAGCAGGTCTACGAGATGTGCAAGAACGTGCGGTACGCCAACGTGTACGACCCCGACGACGAGTGGCCGGAGCCCGCCGAGTACACCCACCAGCTCGGCGTCATGAAAGTACGCCGCCCTGCTCATTCGGTTCATCGATTCGACAGTCGAGACTAAATGAAGCTGAAGATGAATGTGTGTTTGTGCTGCGGTTGATTGGCAGAATAGGTACTACGACATGGTCCTGTCGACCAAGCTGGCAGGGACGGGGCACGCGCTGTTCCTCTTCATGTCGTCGGCGCGGGAGAAGGTGGGCTACGTCTACCCCAACGTCAACGGCGCCGGCGCGGGACTGTTCCTCACCGAGATGTTCAAGCCGGCGACCACCAACCTCGCCGACGGTGGCTACAACATGTGAGCTCCTCGACGGTCACCTCCTCTGTAATTAACCATCAAGATTCAAGAACCACTCCCCCAGGAGCCAGGATTCTAAAAGACGCACTGGGAACGCTTGATCAGGTACCAGGACATGCTGGAGTGGCTGGGCCGGCCGGCCAAGGGCGTGCCGCAGCAGCCGACGCCGCCGCTCAGGGTGTCCATCTCCAAGAAGCTGAGGGCGGTGGTGGAGGACAAGTACAACCGCGCGGGCGTGGAGAAGGGCAAGTACGTCGTCATCCACGGCATAGAATCGGACTCCGTCGCCAACATGAAGTCCAGGGGAGACGACGACTGCCTCCTCCCCCTCGAACTGTGGGCAGAGATCGCCAAGGAGATCAGGTAGCGCCTCTGCACTTGCTTGGCATCGTCTTAGCAGTCCTGACTGGAGCGGTGATCTCTTGGCATGCAGCTCTGGAGGCAATGGGCTGAGGCCTCTGTTTGTGATGCCACATGAGAAGCACAGGGAAGAGATCGAGGAGATTGTCGGTGAGGAGACGGCCTACCTGTTCATCACTACTCCTGGACAGGTAGGTTATTCATCCTCCTGCTTTTGCTTGATCAGAACCACAAATCTTTGAAACCTCCGTGAATCGATCATCGTTTTGACACTCTGTTTTCTACGATCATTCCCCACAGCTCACCTGCCTCATCAATGACTCTGCGGGCGTCGTCGCGACCAACACGGCCGCCGTTCAGCTCGCCAACGCCCGTGACAAGCCATGGTAGAGTAGACTCACAAGATTGTTCTTGCAGAATATGAACTGCTCACGCGCCATGTGAGTGTGACATTTCTTGTTTTCTTACTCAGTGTGGCGCTGTTCTCCTCCAAGGCGAAGGCGAGGCTGTTCCTGCCGTACGCGGAGGAGAGGAAGAGCTGCACCGTTGTCGCGTCGGCGACAGGCAAGCTGGCCGGCATTGACATCGAGGCGGTGAAGAAGGCGGTCAAGGACTTGGAGCCCGCTCCTAGCTTCGCATTGGCACAAACATAATAAAAAAGCATCGTCTTCGTTGTGTTGTACATAGATATGAAAATCGAGCTCATCTGACCAACAAATGTGACCAAGAGTTCGGTTTCTTGTAGTTACTTCAGTTCAGGTTCAGCACACAAATATATATTGGCGCACCGAGGCGTATTCCGCGATCGTAAATTTGACTTCTCTACATAAGTGGTCATCTAAATGTACGCGACAGTTCATGAAACAGGTCGCTTTATAGATAAAGCACAAATCAAACTACATGGCAAAGCAATGTAGAGTGCCGAGGGAGCCCTCTTACACGGCAGATCCTGGAATAGCCGGACAATCTAAATGCATGCGACTACCTTGCCGAAAGATAATATAGGTAGGTCTGACACTCTGAATACAACGTCAAGTCACATCATAGGACACCTGAGTTCCACGACAGCGCTCTCACGAGGGGAAACGTCATTACGTGTTGCGATTGTCGAGTCTAAGATGGATAAGAGTATTCGTCTAGAACACTGGCATGGAGAGAAAAACCACAACAACATCCTCAAGACAAACACGACACCCGTGAGCGTCGCCGCCGTCGGCGCCAAAGCCTTATGCTTTCATTCGGCAGCTCACCCGTGCCACCATGATGCACCCAGAACCGCCTCGACAAGCAAAAGCCACCAGATCCAGATCTGGGCGACGCTACTGTCCGCGACAGATAATGCGCCCGAATCACCCACCACTACACCCCTCGCCGCCCAGAAGACTAAGAGACATAGGCAACACCGCCGCCCCGCTGGAGAGCCAAACACGCAGACCACCATCCGGTGCCACCGCCCCGGTATCCATGCACCCAGACACCATCAATCATCCACGTCACGGCCACCCAACTATAGTAGGAGGAGGAAAAGGCACCTCCTTCACTCCTAGCCCAACATCATCCGCCGGGTTTGCGCCGGTGCCTTCATGGTAGGAAGTGCCCACACCTGCCTCCCTAACCTGTCCCGATGGGCCGGCAGGATACAACCTAGTGACTGCCGACGGTCGCTACCGAGCAAACTCATAACACTGCCATGTCTGTGGCCACCGATGTCAATCGGTCCGACGACACGACAGCACCCGAAGAGCCCAAATCGGACGGACATGACCAACAGGTGCAGCAGATAAGAAGAGCACTGAGCACAACATGAAGGCACCCAATGCAAACCAAGTCAGCTCCTTGTGCATGCGCACTGTCGGACGCTGTCCACCACCACGAACCACATTATGGTGCAATTAATGTGTCTATGCGAGAGGCTTCTTTTTTTTCGAAACGGAATATGCGAGAGGCTTCTTGTTCCTTCTGCTTCGGAAATTTGGCCTTCAAAGACTAACACCTCAGTCCATGGCAAGGGGAAGAGAATGATGGTGTGCTATGAAAGGGCAGAGGGAGCATATTTAGgttaagagcatctacagccgggcgCCCAATATCCGTCTCATACGCTCCGCTAAGCTGTTTGGTCACTGACTGGTCACAAAATATCGACCCAACCGGAGCTCTCAAACGagcctcaaacgcccgggctgaccggcaACCCTCATATCCGTCCCAAATGTAGGGCAGATATGAGGCGGTCCGGGCACGCTCGGACGCGCCTGCCACGTCAGCCCGGCCCACCGCTGGCCCACCGCTCCGCTCCCCTCCCCTTCCCGCGCTTCCATTTCCCCAATCCGCTCCGTGCCGGCGAGTATGTCCAGCACCGGCAGCCACTCCGATGGCAGCTCTGGAGACGAGCAAGAGCTGGCGCTCGAGCGCTTGCTGGTCGATACGGGCGGCAGCTCCGGGTCCGGTGCGACGCCCCCTGTCGCCCGTCGCGCCAGCGCCGATGCCGGCGCCGACCCTTCCCGCCCCACGCGCGGATCTGCGGGGCCTGCCAAATCTGCTCCTCCCGCCCGAccgcctcctccacctccggccGCTGCTCCGAGTGGGAATAGTGAATTCATCACAATAAAGAAGAAAATGTGCAAGGCCCTACAAATCCTATGTTTCATTGCCCTCCCCTCACATGCTGCTCATCCTTTACATCATACTAGCATTATGACTTACACATTTGCGTATGCTCTTAGCTGTCGTAAAACCAGATCCGGCGCCAGCGGATTGAATGGCAAGAGAGTACATTGGGAGCTCTACCTGTACATTAAGTATGGCATCGTTTGCCGAAAAAAAAAGTATGGCATCGTTGTTTTCCTTCCCTACAGAACTcatcttcccccccccccccccccccccccacacacacacacacacacacacaagtccAAGCTGCAATTATTCAACTGATTTTTCAGCTTTGTCTTAGCCTCCAATATATGCATCCCTGATCCTATGTAGCCTGCCAGACACCTCCTCCATGCTGATGCGTTCACTTGGAGAGGACTTGGTACAGCAAAGGCCAACATTCAGCACAGAAAGTAAACAATGTACTCCATTATCCTCCGCCGATGGAGCTTCTTCGCAAAGGTCCAACTCTTGTACTAGTAGTGGATCAACGATCTGCAATGTCAGGGAAGTTGACCTCTGCAAACTTTGCAATGCTTAATCCGTCCTTGAACATGCCATCTGTTGGGCTCTTACGTATGAATATTTCAAGGAGAACGACCCCAAAGCTGTAAACATCTGCAGCGGTAGAAACTTGACCAGCCGCTCCATATTCTGTAGATTGCATATATCGAGAGATCGGTTTAATCTCACACTTCCAACTAAATTAGTAAGAAAAACATACCGTAAAAAGATAATACCTGGAGCAACATATCCTATGGTTCCCCTGATTGCAAGCGAAGAAACCGATGTCGAGCCATCAAAGGATGATGACATGGGATACATTTGCAACCGTGCGAGTCCAAAGTCTCCAACATGAGCTACCATGTCATTGTCCAGAAGAATGTTGCTGGGTTTGAGATCACAATGAACAATACTTCCGTGGTGGTTATGGTGCAGGTACGCCATTGCATCTGCTATATCCACCACAATGCTTAACCTTTGAGCAAGTGAAATGTAGCTCTGTTTTAAAGAGTTGCCATTGTCTTCCGTTGAGTATAGCAAGTTATGCAAATCCCCTCCTGGCATGAACTCATACACTAGGGCTTTGAAATCATTTCCGCTAGAATCAATGCTAGAGCATGCAGTTAAGATACGGACTAGATTGCGGTGTCGCACATTTCGCAAAGCATTGCACTCTGCAATGAAACTCCTCTGTGCTCCCCTTGTCTCTAAGCAAAATACCTTCACGGCAACCACATTTTCTTCTTGAAGTATCTTCCCTCTATATACTGAACTGTATCTTCCCGTGCCAATCAAATTGGATGCCGAGAATCCATCAGTTGCTCTAGCAAGATCCTTGTAAGAAACTTTGGGGAATTTACCATCAAATGAGAGCGAAGACATGGATCTTTTCAAATGGTTTTTCCTCTGCCAAAGTAATACAAAGATCGCTACAGCAAGCGGTGAAAGCATGCAAGCGAGTGGGATCGCTACTTTGAGTATTACAGGTAGCCTGTGTTCAGATAGATTTGAAGACGTAACAGAAAATGCAGGCAGGTGTAAGTCCGCTGCCCCACCACAAAGTTCATGATTTCCGTCAATATGTGTGGCGGTTGCGTTCTTGAATATTCCATGAATTGGAACCTTGCCCTCAAGATGGTTGAACGACAGATCTATTTGCTTAAGAAGTTGAAGGTTCCCAAGAGACGTTGATACTGATCCGGTTAAGTTATTGTAAGACAAATTGAGGACTTTTAGGCCAAATAGGTTGCCAAATGAAGTGGGGATGTTGCCATCGAAAATATTATTGTCCAACTCAATGTCCTCCAAACTCTTGCAAGCACCCACAGTGCTTGGAATATCTCCAGATAACTTGTTGGCTGAAAGCAACAAAATCACGACCTGCTTGGCGTTGCCCACTTCTGCAGGAAGTTGTCCATGAAGGTTGTTGGATGATAATCCAATTTCCCTTATTGTTGGAATGCTGAAGATCCCCTCTGGTACTCTACCATGAAGATTATTATTGGAAACGCTCAGTGTTGCAAGCGATTTAAGGTTCCCCAAGCTTGTCGGTATGTGCCCAATGAATTGGTTTGTGTCCAGAAGGAGTTCTATTAATTGGGATAAATTGGAAAGGGAGGAAGGCATGTTGCCTGTAAACATGTTGGTGGATAAGCTCAGTTTTTGCAAAATTTTGAAAGCTCCCAGCCAGTGTGGTACCACACCTGTAAATCGGTTGTAGTCCAATCCCAAAATGATCAGGTTGGGAAAGTTTGCTATGCCGGCTGGAAAGTTCCCTGCCAGCCGATTTTGTCCCAAAAACAGATATTGAAGATGAATGGAAAGGTTACCCAACGAATTTGGCGCCTGACCTTCCAGAAGATTACTTGCTAACGAGAGACCTTGTAGCTCAGTGCAGTTTGCTAAGCTGCTCACAAAGTCCCATTCTTGCTTGTTGCGTGCTTGGACCTTATTCGTCTCAATATTTAACTTGACAAGTTTGGAGAGTCTGCCAATGGAGCTAGGCACAACCCCGGTAAAATTATTCGTCGATATGTCCAAGACACGTAGACTGGATGCGTTTACGAATGAATGCGGGATTTCCCCATGAAAGAAGTTCTGGGCTAACGAAAGTATCTGGAGATTAGGCAGAGAGTTACCTATGTCGGACGGTACCTCGCCACTTAACATATTCGTGTTAAGCCCGAGGCCGGTGAGACTAGAAAGATTGAGGATGGCTGGTGGAAACATGCCTACCAACAGATTACTACCCAGATAAAGAATCTCCAGCCCGTCCAACGCTGCAAGCTCGTCAGGGATGCTGCCCTGGATAAGATTAAACGCAGAGCTGAGCTTCCTCATTGCTGTGACATTGGCAATGGAAGGAGGGATGGTTCCACCAATGTCGTTACTTGAAAGCTGCAGCTGCTGGAGGTTTGGAGGGAGGTCCGCAGGAATTTGGCCATCCAGACCATTGTTATTCAGCCACAGGACCTTATGCTGCCCTGCAGAGTGTTGTTGCTCAGGTAGAGGGTCTGGAGGCGACGAAGGCGGCCGAGGGACGAAGGGATCTCCCCTGTGAAAGTGTTCATCGGCAGTGCTAGATTTCTGAGGAACGTCAGGTTCCCGAGCCATGGAGAGATGTGCTCCACTAAACCCCGGTTGGCTAGGTGAAGAGAGACGACGCGGCGTGGGTCCCTGGTCCTGCAAGAGACGCCTTCCCAGTCACAGAGGTGGGTGCTCTCGTTCCAGGACGCCAGGGCTCGCCGCGGGTCAAGGACGATGGCCTTCTTGAACTCAAGCAGGGAGAGCCGGTCCGTTTCGTTGCCGTAGTAAGTGGAGGTGGCCACGGCTAGTGCAACAGCACTGGAAGCTGCTATGAGCACCAGGAGAAACCGCCCAATTACAGCATCCTTCATTGTGTTATACTCTGGCCAAATCTACATAGCAAGAGAAGAACATGAATGATGTATGCAATTTGTGAGAAGCAAAAGCTAGATGAATGACACGAAGAGATGATTAAACGAGTGAAGCTTACTTGCTTGCTTACGGCTGGCCGGTGGGTGGTATCCGTGGCGAGAGCCAGCGGCGGTCGACTGCGCCGGCGACGAGCTGGGTCAGTAAACCGGTGGAGGTGAACTCAGAATGCCCGACTTTTCTCTACACTCTGCTCTTTATAGGACTCGAGTGTCGCTAGCTACCAACTAGTAGTAGTAAGTCAGGGCAACTTTATTCAAAACTCATTCTGTCACAACCATATCATCCGCTGCTTTCCATGCTAGTTGACTCCAGGTTCGTCGTCACTTGCCCATGGACTCGTGGAGGGGTTGGCGCACCGGAATGCTGATCATTTTCTTGGCGatcggccggccggccggctggtCAAAAGCTCGAAGATGCCTTGGCAGCCAAGCCATTTCGACTATATTATCTGCCAATGATACCTGCAAGAATATTACACTGGAGCTCCTGCTCTATCACCTGGATAGGGACGCCAGGATCTCCTTTCCCACGCCTTCTTCACGCAGGTCTTCAAGGTGGCTGCATGGACCATGGAGCTTCTCGGAGTCAAAGAAACACCAAGTTTTTCACAACATTAATCCTAGCAAGGACTCCTGAAAATTCTTTTCAAAAAGGATATTTATATTCCCACTGTTTGGCCTGGGTCCAAGCTCTGCACACAACACTCCACTCCCCCTTGAAGTATATTCCCAATATATCTTGTACTCCTGCAGTTCCCCTGCAGGCATCACTCTCGATTAACGTGCACACAAAAAATTGGTTAGGCAGGCACCAAAATCTACTCCATTTGGCAAAGTGCCATAGTTTTACACAGATTTCCACAAGGGGCAAGTGTTTCTAGTATACATCAGTTTCTAGTATACCTCATGGCTCACAACAAAACTGACCCTGTGAATACAGCAGTTTCTAGTATACAAAACCCAAAGGATAGCCAAACTGGGCCCTAAGCCAGTAAAACGCCATCCAAAAGTATCGTTTTCCCCACTAAAATGAACCCACAGGCTTTCTTTCCCCACAAAACTATCCAGTATGCAAATGCCCACAGCATTCCTTCATTGTGGGCTCTTCGTTTTCTCATCAGAGTAACCAGCAGCCCTCCCTGTCCTGCCTATCAAGACCGAGTCTGGTGCTGGACCCTCATATTCTCCAGTCATACCACGGTAGGACCGGGCCTTGAGGTATTCGATTGCAGACTTCGCGCCTCCTTGGTAAAGAACTGCGTCGCTATTTTGGTTTTGGGTGCTTAGGGCCTTCTCCGTTAGCTCGGCCAGTGCAAGTGATGCTTCTGAATGCTCCTCGTTTTCTGTGGGGCCAAATGGCGAGAAAACACGTGTGATTTAGAAGAAGAAAAAACGCATGAATCACGAGACCAGGACTACTAACATGCATGGAGTTTTTTATAAGGTTCCAAATGAAGTATGGAACTCAATAGGTGAACACACTAATGTTGCAGGAACTTCAATAGGTAAAAGATCTAGTGCACACAGTGACAGATTTATAGATCCAAGTGCATAATACCTTGAGGACAATCATCTTCCACATAGCCGCCTTTGATAAAAGAAAAACGTGCTTCTTCACTTTTGCTTGCAACTTCTGGTTTCTCCGAACTGAtcaattccttgaaatccaaaagataTTCTCCAGTCCATTCTCTTCCTCTGAAAATGTGTCAGATCCAATAATGATGATAAAGAAGATATTCTTCAAACTTAATGCCACACGTATACTGTTGTCAATAATGACATTTACCTGCTAAAAGCTAATACAGCTTCAAATGGTGTGATAACTGGGGCTAAAAATTCTTTGCTATCCAATAAAGCAGTTTGGGCACAAGAAACATATACAAAAACTTCACACTGCCACAGAAAAAATCTGTCAGTCAATCTACATATGAGAAGCAGAACAAACAATTAGAATTCACTAGCACCTCAGGAAAATTGGCAAGCTTAGCAGAATTAGGCCGTCCCATGACCAGTGTATAAGATTTCTTTCCAGCAGTTTTGATCAGATTTTTCATTTGCTCGATTATGTCAAGGTAACCAGCTGCATCAACAATCAATGTGCCACAGAACCACAATTATATGTCCACAACAGTACCAAAGTGATGCGTAAATATCATATGCTAAGGGAATAGTTGTAGTCAAGTTCAGTGAATGAATCTCTAATCATGAAAAAACAGGAAGTTCTACTGGAAGGAAAAACATAATCAGGACCTGATCCggtcaaaccaccaaaaaaattcaaaaaatcatGCATATGTCCCGCTTTGAACTGCTTCAAACCAGTCGAATAAGCCTTGGCTGAACCAATCAGGCCGGACCAGATCGAACCAAATCAACCCACATGCACAAGTTATTTGATGCTCAACATATGGCGGCATGTTTACCCTGAAACACTGAGGAAAGCGGTGCTAAAATCTGAAGTCTAATTCAAACAGTCCCCCAATACCACATTGCAGAGCCAAACCCAGACTAGCTTAGATTTCCATGCTCACCTACCTAACATTGGCATAACTATTTTCAATATTAAAGGTAACAATGTACATACCAACGCCTAGAGTTCCCACCAAAATGCCAACAATATTTGCATCCTTTGCCTTCTCCACAAGGTAATATCTACAAACAGTTTGTATTTTTATTAATACTAC
This genomic window from Aegilops tauschii subsp. strangulata cultivar AL8/78 chromosome 4, Aet v6.0, whole genome shotgun sequence contains:
- the LOC109742899 gene encoding photosynthetic NDH subunit of subcomplex B 1, chloroplastic; translation: MQTPTMPTPMATRPTSTMAPKLPAPSTPRQCYLLPGRRAGLARGAPSASSKKRNPWLDPFDDGPDEEFDYTGVYSGGKQEEDPRPPEDAENPYGFLRFPMGYMPELDSLASKVRGDVRRVCCVVSGGVYENVLFLPVVQMLKDRYPGVLVDVVASARGKQVYEMCKNVRYANVYDPDDEWPEPAEYTHQLGVMKNRYYDMVLSTKLAGTGHALFLFMSSAREKVGYVYPNVNGAGAGLFLTEMFKPATTNLADGGYNMYQDMLEWLGRPAKGVPQQPTPPLRVSISKKLRAVVEDKYNRAGVEKGKYVVIHGIESDSVANMKSRGDDDCLLPLELWAEIAKEISSGGNGLRPLFVMPHEKHREEIEEIVGEETAYLFITTPGQLTCLINDSAGVVATNTAAVQLANARDKPCVALFSSKAKARLFLPYAEERKSCTVVASATGKLAGIDIEAVKKAVKDLEPAPSFALAQT